From Apium graveolens cultivar Ventura chromosome 9, ASM990537v1, whole genome shotgun sequence, the proteins below share one genomic window:
- the LOC141683944 gene encoding F-box protein At2g32560-like: MTILFFLITCLSFIIFYKSLTLQLLPPWAYEMRLVTIKIWKSLSFTQLAKYIKINYYLVARMNKSYTSIISSDPKFGVLDSEIENDRMSLLDLPDLALECILEKLPADGLCKMSSVCTCLRTTSMSNHLWDKHMKQKWGNVIGPAAYREWQWQVATRKEFGFVDEGNGRGLLGFLQKTWPWPLLLGKCKSIGNNCTKKKNCYSAPPDSLMSWYMALETGKFWFPAQVYNRENGHVGFMLSCYDAEVCYDCGSDTFQARYPPHGRRPVAVENGVTWDRVRAAPIDTSPHDLHISDCLDQLRPGHHIEIQWRRNKEFPYGWWYGVVGHLELCDGNQNYCRCYESDMVALNFNQYTPGSRWRQTIVSRKHHREEGNGADGFYGGIRKIQTTDEISTWKRLWPVDVLE; this comes from the exons ATGACAATTCTTTTCTTCTTGATCACTTGTTTATCATTCATCATCTTTTACAAGTCTCTTACTCTACAACTACTCCCACCATGGGCTTATGAAATGAGACTAGTAACCATCAAAATTTGGAAAAGCTTGTCTTTCACTCAACTTGCAAAATACATAAAGATCAACTACTATTTGGTTGCAAGAATGAACAAATCCTATACTTCAATCATCTCAAGTGATCCAAAGTTTGGGGTACTTGATTCGGAGATTGAAAACGACAGGATGTCGTTGTTAGATTTACCGGACCTAGCATTGGAATGCATTCTTGAAAAGCTTCCAGCAGATGGGCTATGCAAAATGTCAAGTGTTTGTACTTGTTTAAGAACAACAAGCATGAGCAATCATTTATGGGACAAACATATGAAGCAAAAATGGGGAAATGTTATCGGACCAGCTGCGTATAGAGAATGGCAATGGCAGGTTGCTACAAGAAAAGAATTTGGTTTTGTTGATGAGGGAAATGGAAGAGGATTATTGGGGTTTTTACAAAAGACATGGCCTTGGCCTTTGTTGCTCGGAAAATGTAAAAGTATTGGAAACAATTGTACCAAGAAGAAGAATTGTTATTCTGCACCACCTGATTCACTCATGTCTTGGTACATGGCTCTCGAAACCGGGAAATTTTGGTTCCCTGCTCAAGTTTATAACAGAGAG AATGGACATGTTGGGTTCATGTTGTCTTGCTATGATGCTGAAGTCTGCTATGATTGTGGTAGTGATACTTTCCAAGCCAG GTATCCGCCCCATGGAAGGAGGCCAGTTGCAGTAGAAAATGGAGTGACATGGGACAGAGTAAGGGCAGCTCCAATAGATACTTCCCCACATGATCTTCATATTTCTGATTGTTTAGATCAACTGCGCCCTGGTCATCACATCGAGATTCAGTGGAGAAGGAATAAAGAGTTTCCTTATG GTTGGTGGTATGGCGTTGTAGGGCACTTGGAATTATGTGATGGGAATCAAAACTATTGCAGATGCTATGAAAGTG ACATGGTAGCACTCAACTTCAACCAATACACTCCTGGTTCGCGGTGGAGACAGACGATTGTGAGCCGGAAACATCACCGTGAAGAAGGAAATGGGGCAGATGGATTTTATGGTGGAATCCGAAAAATTCAAACTACAGACGAAATTTCTACGTGGAAGCGGCTTTGGCCTGTTGATGTCTTGGAATAA